One genomic segment of Pseudomonas sp. p1(2021b) includes these proteins:
- a CDS encoding sulfite exporter TauE/SafE family protein, producing the protein MIEQQLVGAVLGAAIGAVLALTGAGGGILAVPLLVFGLGLSMVEAAPIGLLAVGLAAAVGAVLGLRQGLVRYRAAMFIAAIGVVAAPFGLMLAHRLPNTPLALVFAGVLLYACLRIWRKANRELRGEPACGERQIMPCVLNPLQGRLRWTLPCARALAFTGVLAGLLSGLLGVGGGFVIIPALNRYTNLDMKSIVATSLAVIALVSVGSVASASLAGVMHWAVGAPFAVGAVLGLLLARPLASRLAGPRLQQLFAVTGIGAALLLAGKALVG; encoded by the coding sequence GTGATCGAACAGCAACTTGTTGGTGCTGTGTTGGGGGCTGCTATTGGCGCTGTGCTGGCCTTGACGGGGGCCGGTGGCGGCATCCTCGCCGTGCCCTTGCTGGTGTTCGGCCTGGGGCTGTCGATGGTCGAAGCGGCGCCCATCGGCTTGCTCGCCGTGGGTTTGGCGGCGGCGGTCGGGGCGGTGCTGGGGTTGCGCCAGGGCCTGGTGCGCTACCGCGCAGCAATGTTCATCGCGGCTATTGGCGTAGTCGCAGCGCCATTCGGCTTGATGTTGGCCCATCGCTTGCCGAACACCCCGCTCGCGCTCGTGTTCGCCGGGGTGCTGCTCTATGCCTGCCTGCGTATCTGGCGAAAGGCGAACCGTGAGCTGCGCGGCGAACCAGCCTGCGGTGAGCGGCAGATCATGCCCTGCGTGCTCAACCCTCTGCAGGGGCGGTTGCGCTGGACCCTCCCCTGCGCCCGCGCGCTGGCGTTCACTGGCGTGCTGGCGGGGCTGCTGTCCGGCTTGCTGGGTGTTGGCGGTGGCTTTGTCATCATCCCGGCCTTGAACCGCTACACCAACTTGGACATGAAGAGCATCGTCGCCACGTCGCTGGCCGTGATCGCCCTGGTGTCCGTGGGCAGCGTAGCCAGCGCCAGCCTGGCTGGTGTCATGCATTGGGCAGTAGGCGCGCCGTTCGCCGTGGGTGCCGTGCTCGGTCTGCTGTTGGCGCGCCCCTTGGCGAGCAGGCTGGCCGGGCCGCGCCTGCAGCAATTGTTCGCCGTGACCGGCATCGGCGCGGCGCTGTTGCTGGCGGGCAAGGCGCTAGTCGGCTAG
- a CDS encoding LysR family transcriptional regulator: protein MFDWNDLRFFLELQRSGRLLTAAKRLNTTHSTVARHIENIEQSLGTALFVQHAQGYELTPSGQALLKHAEAMENVALLAQEEITQAITPLGKIRLGVTEGIGIMFFTPRMNALFERYPGLEVELVAVPRFVSILNREAEISIHLERPSADLLITRKLTDYRLALYASQAYLDRAPPLRNREDLARHSWIGYVDDLLFSQELLFLNSFCRAPNVVFRSTSVIAQQQAARAGLGIAVLPNYMARHDPALVRVLPSETIQRSYWICTRRELHKSVRLRVVWDYLLALCNAQQAELLAD, encoded by the coding sequence ATGTTCGACTGGAATGATCTGCGGTTTTTCCTCGAGTTGCAGCGCAGCGGCCGGCTGCTGACCGCCGCCAAGCGCCTCAACACCACCCACAGCACCGTCGCCCGGCATATCGAGAACATCGAGCAGAGCCTGGGCACCGCGCTGTTCGTCCAGCACGCTCAGGGCTACGAACTCACACCCTCCGGCCAGGCCCTGCTCAAGCATGCCGAAGCCATGGAAAACGTGGCCTTGCTCGCTCAGGAGGAAATCACCCAGGCCATCACGCCGCTGGGCAAGATCCGCCTCGGCGTCACCGAAGGCATCGGCATCATGTTCTTCACCCCGCGCATGAATGCGCTGTTCGAACGCTACCCGGGGCTCGAGGTTGAGTTGGTGGCGGTGCCGCGCTTCGTCAGCATTCTCAACCGGGAGGCGGAAATCAGCATCCACCTGGAACGGCCCAGCGCCGACTTGTTGATCACGCGCAAGCTCACCGATTACCGCCTGGCCCTATATGCCAGCCAAGCGTACCTGGACAGGGCACCGCCCCTGCGTAACCGTGAAGACTTGGCCCGGCACAGCTGGATCGGTTACGTCGATGATCTGCTGTTCAGCCAGGAACTGCTGTTTCTCAACAGCTTCTGCCGTGCGCCCAACGTGGTGTTCCGCAGCACCAGCGTGATCGCCCAGCAACAAGCCGCCCGTGCCGGGCTGGGCATTGCCGTGCTGCCCAACTACATGGCGCGGCATGATCCTGCGCTGGTTCGCGTATTGCCCAGCGAGACCATCCAGCGCAGCTACTGGATCTGTACGCGCCGGGAACTGCACAAATCGGTACGCCTGCGGGTGGTCTGGGACTACCTGCTGGCGCTGTGCAACGCGCAGCAGGCCGAGCTGCTAGCCGACTAG
- a CDS encoding GMC family oxidoreductase has translation MPSADSVFDYVVVGAGPAGCLLANRLSADPSCRVLLLEAGGRDNYPWIHIPVGYLRCIGNPRTDWCFNTEAQPGLGGRSLGYPRGKVLGGCSSINGMIYMRGQAADYDRWAEQGNDGWAWKDVLPLFKASERHFAGASDSHGGEGEWRVEQQRYSWPILDAFRDAAEQSGIAKVADFNTGDNAGCGYFQVNQRSGVRWNASKAFLRPVQARSNLTVLTGVQVDQVILDNTRAKAVKAHWQGAWHAFKAQREIILCAGSVGSPGILQRSGIGPRKLLEGLGIGVRHELPGVGGNLQDHLQLRLIYQVRNTRTLNQMANSLWGKMEMGLRYLYDRSGPLAMAPSQLGAFVRSGPEQATANLQYHVQPLSLERFGEPLHRFPAFTASVCNLRPASRGRIDIRSADMRAAPLIDPNYLSDPEDLRVAADAIRLTRRIVQAPALAAFDPREYLPGPALQTEAQLHEAAGRIGTTIFHPVGTCRMGSGPLDVVDNQLRVHGIPGLRIADASIMPQIVSGNTCSPTLMIAEKAAQLIRNGSPTQTNLNDLNAIPTP, from the coding sequence ATGCCATCAGCCGATTCTGTCTTCGACTATGTGGTCGTCGGTGCCGGCCCCGCCGGTTGCCTGCTGGCCAATCGTTTGTCCGCCGACCCTTCCTGCCGCGTCCTGCTGCTCGAAGCGGGGGGCCGTGACAACTATCCCTGGATTCACATTCCTGTCGGTTACCTGCGCTGCATCGGCAACCCACGCACCGACTGGTGCTTCAACACCGAGGCGCAGCCAGGCCTGGGCGGGCGCAGCCTGGGTTATCCGCGGGGCAAGGTGCTGGGCGGCTGCTCGTCGATCAACGGCATGATCTATATGCGCGGCCAGGCCGCCGACTACGACCGTTGGGCCGAGCAAGGCAACGATGGCTGGGCGTGGAAGGACGTGCTGCCATTGTTCAAGGCCAGCGAGCGCCATTTTGCCGGCGCCAGCGACAGCCATGGTGGCGAGGGGGAATGGCGGGTCGAGCAGCAACGCTACAGCTGGCCGATCCTGGATGCCTTCCGCGACGCCGCCGAGCAGAGCGGCATTGCCAAGGTGGCGGACTTCAACACCGGCGACAATGCCGGCTGTGGATATTTCCAGGTCAACCAGCGCAGCGGCGTGCGTTGGAATGCTTCCAAGGCCTTCCTGCGGCCAGTGCAGGCGCGCTCCAACCTGACCGTGCTCACCGGCGTGCAGGTCGACCAGGTGATCCTGGACAACACCCGCGCCAAGGCCGTGAAGGCACACTGGCAAGGTGCCTGGCATGCGTTCAAGGCGCAGCGGGAGATCATTCTCTGCGCAGGCTCCGTGGGTTCGCCTGGCATCCTCCAGCGGTCCGGCATCGGCCCGCGCAAACTGCTCGAAGGCCTCGGAATCGGTGTGCGTCATGAGCTGCCCGGCGTGGGTGGCAACCTGCAGGACCACCTGCAACTGCGGCTGATCTACCAGGTGCGCAACACCCGTACGCTTAACCAGATGGCCAATAGCCTGTGGGGCAAGATGGAAATGGGCCTGCGCTATCTCTATGACCGCAGTGGGCCACTGGCCATGGCACCGAGCCAGCTGGGCGCGTTCGTTCGCTCCGGCCCCGAACAGGCCACCGCCAACTTGCAGTACCACGTCCAGCCGTTGTCGCTGGAGCGTTTCGGTGAGCCGCTGCATCGCTTCCCTGCGTTCACTGCGTCGGTGTGCAACCTGCGCCCTGCCAGCCGTGGGCGTATCGATATCCGCTCGGCCGACATGCGCGCCGCGCCCCTGATCGACCCCAACTACCTGAGCGACCCCGAGGACCTGCGTGTGGCCGCCGATGCCATCCGTCTCACGCGGCGCATCGTACAGGCCCCTGCCCTGGCGGCGTTCGACCCTCGTGAATACCTGCCAGGCCCTGCCCTGCAGACCGAGGCGCAATTGCACGAGGCCGCCGGCAGGATCGGCACCACCATCTTCCACCCGGTCGGCACCTGCCGCATGGGCTCAGGCCCGCTGGACGTTGTGGATAACCAGCTGCGTGTCCATGGAATACCGGGCTTGCGCATAGCCGACGCCTCGATCATGCCGCAGATCGTCTCGGGCAATACCTGTTCACCCACACTGATGATCGCCGAGAAGGCGGCTCAACTGATCCGAAACGGGAGCCCCACACAGACCAACCTCAACGACCTGAACGCGATACCGACGCCCTGA